One window of the Salvia splendens isolate huo1 chromosome 1, SspV2, whole genome shotgun sequence genome contains the following:
- the LOC121753851 gene encoding gamma-secretase subunit APH1-like has product MTVAAGIGYALLALGPSLSLFVAVISRKPFLTLTLLSSTLVWLMSLIALSAVWRAFLPFKTVTWWPYSLLILSSVALQETLRLFLWRVNKRMEEMLDAYADRVSKPRLYITDKMQIALAGGMGHGVAHAVFFCISLLTPAFGPATYYVEKCSKIPFFLVSAIMALAFVTIHTFSMVIAFNGYSEGNKKDQYFAPVVHLAAGLFTLANLASGGCVVAIPLLYVMAIVTLVHCGNTVWRRLTDNRSMETNLQ; this is encoded by the exons ATGACGGTGGCGGCGGGGATCGGCTACGCGTTGCTAGCACTTGGCCCCTCTCTCTCACTCTTCGTCGCCGTTATTTCCCGCAAGCCCTTCCTCACTCTAACTCTTCTTTCCAg TACTTTGGTATGGCTGATGAGTCTCATTGCATTATCGGCAGTCTGGAGAGCGTTTCTACCGTTCAAAACGGTGACATGGTGGCCTTATTCGCTTCTAATTTTGTCTTCCGTTGCCCTCCAAGAAACTCTCCGCCTTTTCTTGTGGAGAGTCAACAA GAGGATGGAAGAAATGTTGGATGCCTACGCAGATAGAGTCTCCAAGCCTCGCCTATACATCACTGATAAGATGCAAATTGCACTTG CTGGTGGGATGGGTCATGGTGTGGCTCATGCTGTTTTCTTCTGCATAAGCCTTTTAACTCCTGCATTTGGACCGGCAACATATTATGTTGAAAAATGCTCAAAAATACCATTTTTTCTTGTCTCTG CTATTATGGCCCTTGCATTTGTTACAATCCACACATTTTCTATGGTTATTGCATTCAATGGTTACTCGGAAGGAAACAAAAAGGACCAATATTTTGCTCCTGTTGTTCATCTAGCAGCTGGATTGTTT ACACTGGCAAATCTTGCATCTGGGGGCTGTGTCGTCGCCATTCCTCTACTCTATGTCATGGCAATTGTAACATTGGTGCATTGTGGGAACACTGTGTGGAGGAGACTGACAGATAACCGGAGCATGGAAACAAACTTGCAGTGA
- the LOC121753867 gene encoding serine hydroxymethyltransferase 2, mitochondrial — MALRRLSSIRSLYSPRYTSSFANPAATRHYSSRVTWINQLNAPLEEVDPEVADIIELEKARQWKGLELIPSENFTSLSVMQAVGSVMTNKYSEGYPGARYYGGNEYIDMAERLCQKRALETFQLDPEKWGVNVQSLSGSPANFQVYTALLKPHERIMALDLPHGGHLSHGYQTDTKKISAVSIFFETMPYRLDESTGYVDYDQLEKSAVLFRPKLIVAGASAYARLYDYARIRKVCDKQKAVLLADMAHISGLVAAGVIPSPFEYADVVTTTTHKSLRGPRGAMIFFRKGVKEINKQGQEVKYDFEDRINQAVFPGLQGGPHNHTISGLAVALKQAMTPEYKAYQEQVLSNCSKFAEALLERGYNLVSGGTDNHLVLVNLRDKGIDGSRVEKVLEAVHIAANKNTVPGDVSAMVPGGIRMGTPALTSRGFVEVDFAKVAEFFDAAVKLALKIKADANGTKLKDFVASMKSDSHQSALSKLRLEVEDYAKQFPTIGFQKEAMKYKD; from the exons ATGGCTCTCCGGCGCCTTTCCTCCATTCGCTCTCTCTATTCCCCTCGTTACACG TCTTCCTTCGCGAATCCAGCTGCTACCCGCCACTACAGCTCTCGAGTCACC TGGATAAATCAATTGAATGCACCGCTGGAAGAGGTGGATCCGGAGGTCGCGGACATCATTGAGCTTGAGAAGGCCAGGCAATGGAAG GGATTGGAACTTATACCATCGGAGAACTTCACTTCGTTATCTGTAATGCAAGCTGTTGGATCGGTTATGACTAACAAATACAGCGAGGGGTACCCTGGTGCGAGATATTATGGAGGAAATGA GTACATTGACATGGCAGAGAGACTGTGTCAGAAGCGTGCCTTAGAAACGTTTCAATTGGATCCTGAAAAATGGGGTG TGAATGTGCAGTCCCTTTCTGGTTCTCCTGCTAATTTTCAAGTTTATACTGCTTTATTGAAGCCTCACGAGAGGATAATGGCACTTGATCTTCCTCACGGTGGTCATTTGTCACATGGTTATCAG ACTGACACTAAGAAGATTAGTGCCGTGTCCATATTTTTTGAGACAATGCCTTACAGACTGGACGAAAGCACTGGCTATGTTGACTATGACCAG CTGGAAAAGAGTGCGGTACTTTTCAGGCCGAAACTGATTGTTGCTGGTGCAAGTGCTTATGCTCGTTTATATGATTATGCACGGATTCGCAAG GTCTGTGACAAACAAAAGGCCGTTCTGTTGGCTGATATGGCACACATTAGTGGGTTGGTTGCGGCTGGTGTCATCCCGTCACCATTTGAGTATGCAGATGTAGTTACAACTACTACACACAAATCATTACGTGGGCCACGCGGGGCAATGATCTTTTTCAGGAAGGGAGTTAAAGAAATTAATAAACAAGGGCAAGAA GTGAAGTATGATTTTGAGGATAGAATTAATCAAGCTGTATTTCCTGGGCTTCAAGGTGGACCACACAATCATACTATATCTGGCTTAGCAGTTGCACTAAAACAG GCCATGACACCAGAATACAAAGCTTATCAAGAGCAAGTTCTAAGTAACTGTTCAAAGTTTGCTGAG GCTTTGTTAGAGAGAGGCTACAATCTTGTATCAGGTGGAACTGATAACCATCTTGTCTTGGTGAATTTAAGAGACAAG GGTATTGATGGATCTAGAGTTGAAAAGGTTTTGGAGGCTGTGCATATTGCAGCCAACAAAAATACCGTTCCTGGGGATGTGTCTGCCATGGTACCTGGAGGCATTCGTATGG GCACTCCGGCTCTCACATCAAGGGGTTTCGTTGAGGTTGATTTTGCCAAAGTTGCCGAGTTCTTTGATGCAGCTGTAAAATTGGCCCTAAAGATAAAGGCTGACGCAAATG GAACCAAGTTGAAGGACTTTGTGGCATCTATGAAGTCAGACAGTCATCAATCTGCACTGTCAAAGCTACGACTTGAGGTTGAGGATTATGCTAAACAATTTCCCACAATTGGATTTCAGAAAGAGGCAATGAAATATAAGGACTGA
- the LOC121753858 gene encoding putative receptor protein kinase ZmPK1, producing MRGLITIPIFLYLFIFTTAASKSRLILNRGDSITVGKESQFLTSPDATFTLGFYGLGTNACWLAIWFTNSADKTVVWTANRNRPVNRNGAAKVTLRRDGTMVLTDVDGTVVWQTNTTSFDIAAAHLLNTGNLVLRSQKGDILWQSFDSPMNTLLPSQPFTKSTRLTSVSSQASFATGIFNLYFGSDNVLRLISDSPDTSTSYWPNPDLRMYENGRTNYNSSRIAVLDDHGRFLSSDLLQFNASDVGPGVKRRLTMDYDGNLRIYSLNGSTGLWSVTWQALSQPCNVKGVCGRNAICVYAPLLPKCTCPPGYVVEDETNWNTGCNPMFNPKLLQSKEVNFLQIPHTDFYGFDLNTTDPVTLETCRSMCLEDFRCVAFSYRLLGQGFCFIKSAMLNGYAAPDFEASIYIKLPDTLAPSKPNIFHASSQTCGSDEREELIGSSSMYDFGSRRVKWVYMYSFAAALGAIELMFILLGWWFLFQKHGIPASVEAGYNMISSQFRQYTYSELKKATKNFAEELGRGGSGSVYKGVLSDDRVVAVKKLGDVFQAHEEYFAEISTIGKINHMNLVRIWGFCLERRHRLLVYEYLDNLSLDRHVFGSSFLSWKQRYAVALGTAKGLAYLHHECLEWVIHCDVKPENILLDSDFQPKIADFGLAKLLQREGDGSEFTRIRGTKGYMAPEWALSLPITSKVDVFGYGVVVLEMVRGVRLGNWGEEEGDGGGALSSFVRRWRGEVEGVVDGRLEGRFGRRQAAALIQVGIACVEDDRNKRPTMATVVQSLMACEYEED from the coding sequence ATGAGAGGCCTAATCACAATCCCAATCTTCCTCTATCTATTCATATTCACAACAGCAGCCTCAAAATCCCGCCTCATTCTAAACCGCGGCGATTCCATAACCGTCGGCAAAGAATCACAGTTCCTGACCTCCCCCGACGCCACCTTCACCCTCGGCTTCTACGGCCTCGGCACCAATGCCTGCTGGCTCGCCATATGGTTCACCAACTCCGCCGACAAGACCGTCGTCTGGACCGCCAACCGTAACCGGCCCGTCAACCGCAATGGCGCCGCCAAGGTCACCCTCCGCCGCGACGGCACCATGGTGCTAACCGACGTCGACGGCACTGTCGTCTGGCAAACCAACACGACCTCCTTCGACATCGCTGCAGCTCATCTCCTCAACACGGGAAACCTCGTGCTGAGGAGTCAAAAGGGAGATATTCTATGGCAGAGCTTCGACTCTCCCATGAATACTCTCCTACCTTCTCAGCCATTTACGAAGAGCACTAGGCTCACATCCGTCTCAAGCCAAGCAAGCTTCGCCACCGGCATTTTCAATCTCTACTTCGGAAGCGACAACGTTTTGAGACTGATCTCCGACTCCCCGGACACATCCACCTCCTACTGGCCTAATCCGGATCTCCGCATGTACGAAAACGGCAGAACCAACTACAACAGCAGCCGGATCGCGGTTTTAGACGATCACGGCCGCTTCCTCTCGAGCGATCTGTTGCAGTTCAACGCTTCTGACGTAGGCCCGGGGGTTAAGCGGAGGCTTACGATGGACTATGATGGCAACCTTAGGATCTACAGTTTGAACGGTTCAACTGGGCTATGGTCCGTCACGTGGCAGGCGCTTTCACAGCCCTGCAACGTGAAGGGCGTGTGCGGGAGGAACGCGATCTGCGTGTACGCGCCGCTCCTGCCTAAGTGCACGTGCCCTCCGGGCTACGTGGTGGAAGACGAGACAAACTGGAACACCGGATGCAATCCGATGTTCAATCCAAAGCTGCTGCAATCgaaggaagtgaattttctgcAGATCCCCCACACAGATTTCTACGGATTCGATCTCAATACCACGGACCCCGTCACACTGGAGACGTGTAGgagcatgtgcttggaggattTCCGGTGTGTGGCCTTCAGCTACCGTTTGTTAGGACAGGGGTTCTGTTTCATCAAAAGCGCAATGCTTAATGGCTACGCAGCGCCCGATTTTGAGGCTAGTATATACATCAAACTGCCAGACACTCTGGCGCCATCTAAGCCTAACATATTCCATGCCTCGAGCCAGACGTGTGGCTCTGATGAAAGAGAAGAACTCATAGGTTCATCTTCAATGTATGATTTCGGTAGCAGGAGGGTTAAATGGGTGTATATGTATTCATTTGCAGCGGCGCTGGGGGCTATAGAGCTGATGTTCATACTCCTAGGATGGTGGTTTCTCTTCCAAAAACACGGGATACCTGCCTCAGTGGAGGCAGGGTACAACATGATCTCGAGCCAGTTCCGGCAGTACACCTATTCGGAGCTGAAGAAGGCAACAAAGAATTTTGCGGAGGAGCTGGGCCGAGGGGGCTCGGGAAGCGTCTACAAAGGTGTCCTCTCCGACGACCGGGTGGTGGCGGTGAAGAAACTAGGCGACGTTTTTCAAGCTCATGAAGAGTACTTCGCAGAGATAAGCACGATAGGAAAGATCAATCACATGAATCTGGTGAGAATATGGGGATTCTGCTTGGAGAGGAGGCATCGCCTCCTCGTCTATGAGTACTTGGACAACTTGTCGTTGGACAGACATGTTTTCGGCTCGAGCTTCCTTTCATGGAAACAGAGATATGCTGTTGCATTAGGAACGGCCAAAGGGTTGGCGTATTTACATCACGAGTGTTTGGAGTGGGTGATCCACTGCGACGTGAAGCCGGAGAATATACTTCTGGATAGTGATTTCCAGCCCAAAATTGCAGATTTTGGGCTGGCGAAGCTGCTGCAGAGGGAGGGGGATGGATCGGAGTTCACAAGGATAAGAGGGACGAAGGGGTACATGGCGCCGGAGTGGGCGCTGAGCCTTCCCATCACCTCCAAAGTGGATGTGTTTGGGTATGGGGTGGTGGTGCTGGAGATGGTGAGGGGGGTGAGGTTGGGTAATTGGGGGGAGGAGGAGGGGGACGGAGGCGGGGCACTTTCCAGCTTTGTGAGGAGATGGAGGGGGGAGGTGGAGGGGGTGGTGGATGGGAGGTTGGAGGGGCGGTTTGGGCGGCGGCAGGCGGCAGCGTTGATTCAGGTGGGGATTGCCTGCGTGGAGGACGATAGGAATAAGCGGCCGACCATGGCGACTGTGGTGCAGAGTTTGATGGCATGTGAATATGAAGAggattga
- the LOC121792283 gene encoding putative receptor protein kinase ZmPK1: MRGIITIPIFLYVFTFTTAASKSSLILNRGDSINVGKESQFLTSPDAAFTFGFYSLGTNACWLAIWFTNSADKTVVWTANRNRPVNRKGSKATLLRDGALVLTDVDGAVAWQTNTTSFDVTAAHLLNTGNLVLQNQKGDILWQSFDSPMDTLLPSQPFTKNSRLTSVASQANFATGIFNLYFGSDNVLRLISDSPDTSTSYWPNPNLRMYENGRTNYNSSRIAVLDDLGRFLSSDLLHFNSSDVGPGILRRLTMDYDGNLRIYSLNASTGSWSVTWQALSQPCDVMGVCGRNAFCVYAPLLPKCTCPPGYVVEDDTNWNTGCKPAFNITLLQSTQVNFLEIPHADFYGFDLNSTAALTLETCRRMCLEDLRCVAFNYRLVGEGMCYIKSAMLNGYAVPDFPASIYIKLPDTLAPSKPKIFHASGQRCGSDEREELLGSSSMYDFNGRRVKWVYMYSFAAALGAIELMFILLGWWFLFRKHGIPASVEAGYNMISSQFRQYTYSELKKATKNFTEELGRGGSGAVYKGVLSDDRVVAVKKLGDVFQAQEEYFAEISTIGKINHMNLVRIWGFCSERRHRLLVYEYLDNLSLDRHVFGSSFLSWKQRYAVALGTAKGLAYLHHECLEWVIHCDVKPENILLDSDFQPKIADFGLAKLLQREGDGSEFTRIRGTKGYMAPEWALSLPITSKVDVFGYGVVVLEMVRGVRLCNWGEEEGDGGGAVSSFVRRWRGEVEGVVDGRLEGRFGRRQAAALIQVGVACVVEDRNKRPTMATVVQSLMACEYEED; the protein is encoded by the coding sequence ATGAGAGGCATAATAACAATCCCAATCTTCCTCTATGTATTCACATTCACAACGGCAGCCTCAAAATCCAGCCTCATTCTAAACCGCGGCGATTCCATAAACGTCGGCAAAGAATCACAGTTCCTGACCTCCCCCGACGCCGCCTTCACCTTCGGCTTCTACAGCCTTGGCACCAATGCCTGCTGGCTCGCCATATGGTTCACCAACTCCGCCGACAAGACCGTCGTCTGGACCGCCAACCGCAACCGGCCCGTCAACCGCAAGGGCTCCAAAGCCACCCTCCTTCGCGACGGCGCCCTGGTGTTAACCGATGTCGACGGTGCCGTCGCCTGGCAAACCAACACCACCTCCTTTGACGTCACCGCCGCTCATCTCCTCAACACAGGCAATCTTGTGTTACAGAATCAAAAAGGAGATATTCTATGGCAGAGCTTCGACTCTCCCATGGACACTCTACTACCTTCTCAGCCATTCACCAAGAACTCTAGGCTCACATCCGTCGCAAGCCAAGCAAACTTCGCCACCGGCATTTTCAATCTCTACTTCGGAAGCGACAACGTGTTGAGACTGATCTCCGACTCCCCGGACACCTCCACCTCCTACTGGCCTAATCCGAATCTCCGCATGTACGAAAACGGCAGAACCAACTATAACAGCAGCAGGATCGCGGTGTTGGACGACCTCGGCCGCTTCCTCTCGAGCGATCTGCTGCATTTCAACTCCTCCGACGTGGGCCCCGGCATTTTGCGGCGGCTCACGATGGACTACGACGGCAACCTTCGGATCTACAGTTTGAACGCCTCCACGGGCTCATGGTCCGTCACGTGGCAGGCACTGTCTCAGCCCTGCGACGTGATGGGCGTGTGCGGGAGGAACGCATTCTGCGTGTACGCGCCCCTCCTGCCCAAGTGCACGTGCCCGCCCGGGTACGTGGTGGAAGACGACACCAACTGGAACACCGGATGCAAACCGGCATTCAATATAACACTGCTGCAGTCGACACAAGTTAACTTTCTGGAAATTCCTCACGCGGATTTCTACGGATTCGATCTCAACTCCACGGCCGCTCTCACGTTGGAGACGTGCAGGCGCATGTGTTTGGAGGATTTGCGGTGTGTCGCCTTCAACTACCGTTTGGTAGGAGAGGGGATGTGTTACATCAAAAGTGCAATGCTTAACGGCTACGCAGTGCCCGATTTTCCGGCTAGTATATACATCAAATTGCCGGACACTTTGGCGCCATCCAAGCCTAAAATATTCCACGCTTCAGGCCAGAGGTGTGGCTCGGATGAGAGAGAAGAACTCTTAGGTTCATCTTCAATGTATGATTTCAACGGCAGGAGGGTTAAGTGGGTGTATATGTATTCATTTGCCGCGGCGTTGGGGGCTATAGAGCTGATGTTCATACTCCTAGGGTGGTGGTTTCTGTTTCGAAAACACGGGATCCCGGCCTCGGTGGAGGCAGGGTACAACATGATCTCGAGCCAGTTCCGGCAGTACACCTACTCGGAGCTGAAGAAGGCAACCAAGAATTTCACAGAGGAGTTGGGGCGAGGGGGCTCAGGAGCTGTCTACAAAGGCGTCCTCTCAGACGACCGGGTGGTGGCGGTGAAGAAACTAGGCGACGTTTTTCAAGCTCAGGAAGAGTACTTCGCGGAGATAAGCACAATAGGAAAGATCAATCACATGAATCTGGTGAGAATATGGGGATTTTGCTCGGAGAGGAGGCATCGCCTACTCGTCTATGAGTACTTGGACAACTTGTCGTTGGACAGGCATGTTTTCGGCTCGAGCTTCCTTTCATGGAAACAGAGATATGCTGTTGCATTAGGAACGGCCAAAGGGTTGGCGTATTTACATCACGAGTGTTTGGAGTGGGTGATCCACTGCGATGTGAAGCCGGAGAATATACTTCTGGATAGTGATTTCCAGCCCAAGATTGCAGATTTTGGGCTGGCGAAGCTGCTGCAAAGGGAGGGGGATGGGTCGGAATTCACGAGGATAAGAGGGACGAAGGGGTACATGGCGCCGGAGTGGGCGCTGAGCCTTCCCATCACCTCCAAAGTGGACGTGTTTGGGTACGGGGTGGTGGTGCTGGAGATGGTGAGGGGGGTGAGGTTGTGTAATTGGGGGGAGGAGGAGGGGGACGGAGGCGGTGCAGTTTCCAGTTTTGTGAGGAGATGGAGGGGGGAGGTGGAGGGGGTGGTGGATGGGAGGTTGGAGGGGCGGTTTGGGAGGCGGCAGGCGGCTGCATTGATTCAGGTGGGGGTTGCCTGCGTGGTGGAGGATAGGAATAAGCGGCCGACCATGGCGACTGTGGTGCAGAGTTTGATGGCATGTGAATACGAAGAAGATTga
- the LOC121792267 gene encoding protein MAIN-LIKE 2-like, translated as MECGKSMKVDNELITALVERWRPETHTFHLPVGETTVTLEDVQALWGLRADGRVFTGRDHHVGYTDWPSKCRYLLGWIPDTQSGTKQGGVLMTALINQTRIPLGADLPTYVYIQRARIHALILLGGLILPDTTGCKVHFMWLNAFEEPDEVHNISWGSVALSYLYHYMWEASMDKRKELGGPMMLLQLWAWERMPTLRSSFVVELVHEPYTPCGARWKGTTQIRNAPRFSVEHDRDQISLIRPAQIAYCLNTAMV; from the exons ATGGAATGTGGGAAGTCGATGAAGGTCGACAATGAGCTTATCACAGCTTTGGttgagcgttggaggccggAGACGCACACTTTCCATCTACCGGTTGGAGAGACGACAGTCACCTTAGAAGATGTGCAAGCGCTGTGGGGCTTAAGAGCGGACGGTCGTGTTTTCACAGGCCGTGATCATCATGTTGGATATACTGATTGGCCTAGCAAGTGCCGatatttgttgggatggatacccgATACACAGTCAGGGACAAAGCAAGGCGGTGTACTGATGACCGCTCTGATCAATCAAACGAGGATACCTTTGGGTGCTGACCTACCTACTTATGTCTACATCCAAAGGGCACGTATCCATGCCCTAATCTTATTAGGAGGACTCATTCTACCTGACACGACGGGGTGTAAGGTTCATTTTATGTGGTTGAATGCATTTGAGGAACCGGACGAGGTGCACAATATTAGTTGGGGAAGTGTGGCTTTGTCGTACTTGTATCATTATATGTGGGAGGCTTCCATGGATAAGAGGAAAGAGTTAGGCGGGCCTATGATGCTTCTGCAgctatgggcgtgggaaagaatgcccacattgaggTCGTCGTTTGTAGTAGAGCTCGTGCACGAGCCGTATACGCCATGTGGAGCCAG gtGGAAAGGAACTACACAAATAAGAAATGCTCCTAGATTTTCGGTGGAGCATGACCGTGATCAAATATCCTTGATTAGACCTGCTCag ATTGCATACTGCCTGAATACTGCAATGGTGTGA
- the LOC121792276 gene encoding toMV resistance protein Tm-2(2)-like — protein MADFPAEFLLTTRNCDVLGGIPLNAAELRRPRGNSVSVAGMHNGVSDGIPARRWNPNGHHWMLLAVLTNDMAYEALESLQQTLLRILHHLTTRRVKERVISIHDKAVVLQLNLNHFPEKETIREVANATLEIIQYIFSPQKLSIDPTLKLLGKLAEEIDSTGGHVVDYCKSNSNSVEDLKVATELIVRISNRLRRLAVKIKSTPIELVDEDSASKYLHPQAKMWYMQQIMDRLVRDDILEIQVIPIVGMGGIVSRYSSLDTFLLKLLASLKRKLDLVGRYSLEEMELEMNRVISERMHLMKMDGIWSALHRGLLEEIYKILWGRRYLIVMDNIWSLMEDRNRACWLFPDNHNGSRIMLTTRLMNVAALNGPVHMMRFLDDEQSWHLFQHKVFGDQGCPLELHTVGEKIVKGCGGLPLSIVTVARLLSMIPTTPKLWQQIEANAEQLGSVLSLSYNHLSLNLRKCFLYIWQASLRVMRSVPLNSSNFG, from the exons atggcggacttccccgcggaattcctcTTAACGACGCGGAACTGCGACGTCCTCGGGGGAATTCCGcttaacgccgcggaactgcgacGTCCTCGggggaattccgtatccgttgCGGGCATGCACAATGGCGTCAGCgacggaattcccgcacgccggtggAACCCTAACGGGCACCATTGGATGCTCTTAGCTGTTTTGACAAATGATATGGCTTATGAAGCTTTGGAATCCCTGCAACAAACCTTACTCCGGATCCTTCATCATCTCACCACTCGTCGTGTTAAAGAACGAGTTATATCTATCCACGACAAAGCTGTTGTATTGCAGTTGAATCTCAATCATTTTCCAGAAAAAGAAACAATAAGGGAGGTAGCAAATGCAACTCTAGAGATTATTCAATACATTTTCTCCCCACAAAAACTATCCATAGACCCAACGCTCAAACTGTTGGGGAAATTGGCTGAGGAGATCGATTCAACTGGTGGACATGTGGTTGACTACTGCAAGAGCAATTCCAACTCAGTTGAAGATCTGAAAGTTGCAACGGAGCTGATTGTCAGAATCTCAAACCGGTTGAGAAGATTAGCTGTGAAAATAAAGTCAACTCCTATAGAATTAGTAGATGAAGATTCAGCATCAAAATATCTCCACCCACAAGCAAAGATGTGGT ATATGCAACAGATCATGGACCGGCTCGTTCGTGATGACATACTAGAAATCCAAGTCATCCCGATTGTGGGCATGGGAGGAATTG TATCCAGATATTCTAGTTTAGATACTTTTCTCTTAAAGTTACTAGCTTCACTCAAACGAAAACTAGATCTAGTTGGAAGGTATTCGTTGGAAGAAATGGAGCTTGAAATGAACAGAGTCATATCAGAGAGGATGCATCTCATGAAAATGGACGGCATATGGAGTGCACTGCATCGGGGTTTGTTAGAGGAAATTTACAAAATCTTATGGGGGAGGAGGTATCTCATAGTAATGGACAACATTTGGAGTTTGATGGAAGATCGAAATCGCGCATGCTGGCTATTTCCGGATAATCATAATGGAAGCCGGATCATGCTAACAACAAGGCTAATGAATGTAGCTGCCCTTAATGGCCCCGTTCATATGATGCGTTTCTTGGATGACGAACAAAGTTGGCATCTGTTCCAGCACAAGGTTTTCGGAGATCAAGGTTGTCCTCTTGAGCTACACACCGTGGGGGAAAAGATTGTAAAAGGATGTGGAGGACTGCCCCTCTCAATTGTAACTGTGGCAAGGCTTttatctatgattcctacaacTCCAAAGTTGTGGCAACAAATTGAAGCCAATGCTGAGCAATTGGGATCAGTTTTATCTTTGAGTTACAACCACTTGTCTCTAAATTTGAGAAAGTGTTTCTTGTATATATGGCAGGCTTCCCTCAGGGTTATGAGATCCGTGCCTCTGAACTCATCAAACTTTGGGTAG